In Rutidosis leptorrhynchoides isolate AG116_Rl617_1_P2 chromosome 2, CSIRO_AGI_Rlap_v1, whole genome shotgun sequence, one genomic interval encodes:
- the LOC139892409 gene encoding pentatricopeptide repeat-containing protein At4g01570 has translation MIHGRRTATTTLNKILIQFLQVRTKSTIAQPNSSPSKLVSIFVTASIAKSLSEPGGTRNLNHELTSISLSESVIIEILKRNSLDISKRFDFFKWLSLRHLYKHSACIYAQMLKTLCINPIIYKNDILEILVSMNREGVVLDSSTFRFILDSFIKFGNFDSALEVLDHVDNILDKLDVNVYNSVVVALLRSDRISMAMLAFFKVLDSSENDSFVDVGVCNELLLALRKKGMQAEFRSVFDKLRVKKRFPVDLWGYNVCIHAFGNWGEMKTALNLFNEMKESSTISPDLCTYNSLIHGLCSNGKVNDALIVWDELKSSGHEPDGFSYRIIIQGCCKCYRMHDAVKIFSEMQHNGFRPDTIVYNSVMDGFLKSRKVNEACELFEKMVDDGVRATCCTYNILIDGLFRNRRGQGAYELFKELKKKGQLVDGITYSIVIFHICKEGMVQEGLDLVEEMKGRGFVVDLVTITHLLVAINKESRKDLTDRLLGRIKNSDLMSNVLEWKANMEALMKKPQSRVKDLTPMFPSKGDFEDIMSLFSTTDSNCKREERVDPWSTSPYMDHLAKESKSQSQLLRPTRGKRVQEKGADSFDINMMNTYLSVYLTKGKLSLACKLFEIFTDLGVDPVNYTYNSLMSSLVKKGYLNEAYGVLSEMGDKVSTADVATFNVIIQALGKMGRADLAGTVLRKLTVGGFLDLVMYNSLINVLGKGGKFDEVNKVFEQMKKSGINPDVVTYNTLIEVNGKAGRLKEAHKFLKIMVDSGCAPNHVTDTILEFLENEIARQKEKHKQR, from the coding sequence ATGATCCATGGAAGACGAACAGCAACAACCACCCTCAACAAAATCCTAATCCAATTTTTACAAGTTCGAACCAAATCCACAATAGCACAACCCAATTCGTCACCCTCAAAACTGGTTTCCATTTTTGTAACAGCATCCATAGCCAAATCACTCTCCGAACCCGGAGGTACTCGTAACCTTAATCATGAATTAACTTCAATTTCATTATCTGAATCAGTTATTATTGAAATTCTTAAACGAAACTCGCTCGATATATCGAAAAGATTTGATTTTTTCAAGTGGCTTTCTCTCAGGCATTTATACAAACACTCGGCGTGCATTTATGCGCAGATGCTTAAAACCTTATGTATAAaccctataatttataaaaatgacattttagagaTTCTTGTTAGTATGAATCGAGAAGGGGTGGTTCTTGATTCATCAACTTTTAGATTTATACTTGATTCTTTTATCAAGTTTGGTAATTTTGATTCTGCTTTAGAAGTATTGGATCATGTGGATAATATATTAGATAAATTAGATGTTAATGTTTATAATTCTGTTGTTGTCGCACTTCTTCGTAGCGATCGTATAAGTATGGCTATGCTTGCATTCTTTAAAGTGTTGGATTCAAGTGAAAATGATAGCTTTGTTGATGTTGGTGTTTGTAATGAGTTGCTATTGGCATTACGAAAAAAGGGTATGCAGGCGGAATTTAGAAGTGTATTTGATAAGTTAAGAGTAAAGAAGCGTTTTCCGGTGGATTTGTGGGGGTATAATGTGTGTATTCACGCGTTCGGTAATTGGGGAGAGATGAAAACTGCATTGAATCTTTTTAACGAGATGAAAGAATCGAGCACGATTAGTCCCGATTTGTGTACTTACAATAGTTTGATTCATGGTCTTTGTTCAAATGGAAAAGTGAACGATGCACTTATAGTTTGGGACGAGTTAAAAAGCTCGGGTCATGAACCGGATGGTTTCTCGTATCGGATAATTATACAAGGATGTTGTAAATGTTACAGAATGCATGATGCTGTTAAAATATTTAGTGAAATGCAACACAATGGTTTTCGTCCGGATACTATTGTGTATAATTCTGTTATGGATGGTTTTTTAAAATCACGTAAAGTTAACGAAGCGTGTGAATTGTTTGAGAAAATGGTAGATGATGGTGTTAGGGCTACTTGTTGCACGTACAATATATTGATCGATGGGTTGTTTAGAAATAGAAGAGGTCAAGGTGCGTACGAGTTGTTTAAAGAGTTAAAGAAGAAAGGTCAACTTGTTGATGGGATTACGTATTCGATTGTTATATTTCATATTTGTAAAGAGGGAATGGTTCAAGAAGGTTTGGATTTGGTTGAAGAAATGAAAGGTAGAGGCTTTGTTGTTGATTTAGTTACAATAACTCATCTTTTGGTAGCGATTAACAAAGAAAGCCGAAAAGATTTGACTGATAGACTTTTGGGTCGTATTAAAAATAGTGATTTGATGTCGAATGTTCTTGAATGGAAAGCTAatatggaagcgttaatgaaaaaGCCACAGAGTAGAGTAAAAGATTTAACTCCTATGTTTCCTTCGAAAGGTGATTTTGAAGATATCATGAGTTTATTTAGTACAACTGATTCGAATTGTAAACGCGAAGAAAGAGTTGACCCGTGGTCAACTTCGCCTTACATGGATCACTTGGCTAAAGAATCTAAGTCACAAAGTCAGCTACTGCGTCCAACAAGAGGAAAACGAGTTCAAGAAAAAGGTGCAGATTCGTTTGATATTAATATGATGAATACCTATTTATCTGTATATTTAACCAAAGGAAAGCTAAGCTTAGCCTGCAAATTATTCGAGATTTTTACTGATTTGGGTGTTGATCCTGTTAATTACACTTATAATTCGTTAATGAGTTCGTTAGTGAAGAAGGGGTATTTGAATGAGGCTTATGGAGTTCTTTCTGAAATGGGCGATAAAGTTAGTACTGCTGACGTGGCAACTTTCAATGTGATTATTCAAGCATTGGGCAAAATGGGTCGGGCGGATCTAGCTGGCACAGTTTTGAGGAAACTAACGGTGGGCGGGTTTCTTGATTTAGTGATGTATAATAGTTTGATTAATGTGTTGGGAAAAGGTGGAAAATTTGATGAGGTGAATAAGGTTTTTGAACAGATGAAGAAGAGTGGAATAAACCCTGATGTTGTGACTTATAATACGCTTATTGAAGTTAATGGTAAAGCGGGTCGATTGAAAGAAGCTCATAAGTTTTTGAAGATAATGGTGGATTCTGGTTGTGCTCCGAATCATGTTACGGATACAATTCTAGAGTTTTTGGAGAATGAAATTGCAAGACAAAAAGAGAAACATAAACAAAGGTGA
- the LOC139892410 gene encoding galactoside 2-alpha-L-fucosyltransferase-like — MSNLINLYNLLLRVNPVRGFIVCLLVLSILLLNSVNFKDFAVNSSIWFDDADARVLDVSPPRDFAVNSSIRTDVADVSVLDVSPPKDLGREDDPLPSFVKHKKRLHSSGIKHDVNKLLNGLISSKFVADSCLSKQQITSYRKVLPYKPSSYLISKLRRYEALHKRCGPYTKSYNRTVAKLKSGKRTKVSDCKYLVLELFSGLGNRIMSLVSAFLYAMLTDRVLLVGRGVDLVDLFCEPFPESSWILPQNFPLFDQIKRFNQQSPECFGNMLKMSNKSSSSTSSLYVYLHLTHSYNNHDKLFFCDQHQTFLQNVSWVIMKSNQYFAPSLFLMPSFEQELHSLFPDKETVFHFLGTYLLFPSNPVWGLITKYYNSHLARADERIGIQVRVLHNSDHYLNYFLDLILTCSVNNNLLPKINPNESLKHSKTEIRSQKAVLLTSLSSFFSAKIREMYMKHSTLSGEVIKVFQPSQEQQQLKGNKIHDMKAWAEMYLLSLCDKLITSSGSTFGYVAQSIGGLKPWILYKPKKGKTQNPACVRAISNEPCFHYPPYFDCKQRIRTDTGLVVPHVRHCEDRSHGLKLVNPNVKT; from the exons ATGAGTAATCTTATCAATTTGTACAATTTGCTATTAAGAGTGAATCCAGTTAGGGGTTTTATTGTTTGTTTGCTTGTTCTTTCAATTTTGCTATTAAATTCTGTAAATTTTAAAGATTTTGCTGTAAATAGCAGTATTTGGTTTGATGATGCTGACGCTAGGGTACTTGATGTGTCCCCACCTAgag ATTTTGCAGTAAACAGCAGCATCCGGACTGATGTTGCTGACGTCAGTGTTCTTGATGTCTCACCACCTAaag ATTTAGGTCGAGAAGACGATCCGTTGCCATCATTCGTGAAGCACAAAAAGAGGCTCCATTCTTCAGGTATCAAACATGATGTCAATAAGCTACTTAACGGCCTCATTTCGAGCAAGTTTGTTGCAGATTCGTGCCTCAGTAAACAACAAATTACATCATATCGTAAAGTATTGCCGTACAAACCTTCTTCTTATCTTATATCTAAGTTAAGAAGATACGAAGCTCTTCACAAACGTTGTGGACCCTACACAAAGTCCTACAACCGAACCGTAGCAAAACTAAAGTCTGGTAAGCGGACCAAAGTCTCGGATTGTAAATATCTGGTCTTGGAATTGTTCAGTGGGCTCGGGAACCGAATTATGAGTTTAGTGTCAGCTTTTTTGTATGCTATGTTAACAGATCGCGTACTACTTGTTGGTCGTGGAGTTGACTTAGTTGACCTTTTCTGTGAACCGTTTCCGGAATCTTCCTGGATTCTTCCTCAAAACTTCCCGTTATTCGATCAAATCAAGAGATTTAATCAGCAGTCTCCTGAATGTTTTGGTAATATGTTGAAGATGTCgaataaatcatcatcatcaacatcatcactgTATGTTTATCTTCATCTGACTCATTCTTATAACAATCACGATAAGCTCTTCTTTTGTGATCAACATCAAACCTTTCTTCAAAATGTTTCGTGGGTCATCATGAAATCTAATCAATACTTCGCCCCGTCTCTTTTCTTGATGCCATCGTTCGAACAAGAATTACATTCACTGTTTCCGGATAAAGAAACAGTTTTTCACTTTTTAGGGACGTATTTACTCTTCCCCTCGAATCCCGTTTGGGGACTTATAACGAAATATTATAATTCTCATTTAGCACGAGCGGATGAACGAATCGGGATCCAAGTCAGAGTTCTTCACAATTCGGATCATTACTTAAACTATTTTCTTGATCTAATACTTACGTGCTCGGTAAACAATAACTTGCTTCCAAAAATCAACCCGAATGAATCCCTAAAACATTCAAAAACGGAAATCAGAAGTCAAAAAGCGGTTCTTTTAACTTCATTAAGCTCGTTTTTCTCTGCGAAAATAAGAGAAATGTACATGAAACATTCAACGTTGAGCGGTGAAGTTATTAAAGTTTTTCAACCGAGCCAAGAACAACAGCAACTAAAAGGCAATAAGATACATGACATGAAAGCATGGGCGGAAATGTACTTATTGAGTTTGTGCGATAAGTTGATCACGAGCTCAGGGTCAACTTTCGGTTATGTGGCTCAAAGTATTGGAGGTTTGAAACCTTGGATCTTGTACAAACCTAAAAAAGGAAAAACACAGAATCCAGCTTGCGTACGTGCTATATCGAATGAGCCATGCTTTCATTATCCTCCATATTTTGATTGCAAACAGAGGATCCGGACCGATACTGGTTTGGTAGTTCCTCATGTTCGACACTGTGAGGATCGGAGCCATGGTTTGAAATTGGTTAATCCAAATGTTAAAACATAG
- the LOC139889229 gene encoding galactoside 2-alpha-L-fucosyltransferase-like, translating into MRRLHKNSSDLSNVSDENQSVSRDQHTKFELNQSTLTGIIIVSFMGFFAWFFVSVIFRNFAVNLSLWSGAHAKVLDIAPPPTELGHEEDSMASVMEKLQSSLMEHGQKVHSSVIEHEHKPYYSVVEHEQKPRSSSVVEHEQKPRSSDIMHEQKPHSFVVEHKQKPRSLVMEHEQNPHSSFIEHEQKPRSFVVEHEQKPRSFVMEHEQKPHSFVMEHEQNQHSSVMEHEQNPHYSSVTKHEQNPHSSSVTEHKYNQHPSVIEHEHYSHSSVTEHEHNLHFSSIEHDEKLLNDGLFSSQFDKHSCLSRYQVSSYRKQSPYKPSSYLISKLRRYEALHKSCGLYTKSYNTTVSKLWFGSSTKETSDCKYLIWVPFSGLGNRLLSLVSTFLYALLSDRVLLVDRGDNLDDLFCEPFPESSWLLPPDFPLIGRLQTYDQNSPECFGNMLKMKKTSTSSPFLYLHQIHDYDNHDKLFFCDQEHNFIQKFSWVILKSNFYSAPSFFLMDTYKQELHSLFPEKDTVFHFLGRYILLPTNPVWGLVTRYYNSYLAQADERIGIQVRVFDPWVGHFKYVLDLVLTCSLNNNLIPKINTNVSFNTSPRNQKSKAVMITSLSSGYSDKIRDMYWEHATLTGEIIQVFQPSHEEVQQTENKLHERKALAEMYLLSLSDKLITSSFSTFGYVAQGLGGLNPWILYHPKNGTTQNPACTHAMSSEPCFHFPMDLDCKTRSWADTGAVVPHVRRCEDVGWGLKLVNPTVK; encoded by the exons ATGAGAAGATTGCATAAGAATTCAAGTGATCTATCCAATGTTTCGGATGAAAACCAGAGTGTATCACGCGATCAACATACAAAATTCGAATTAAATCAGTCAACACTAACTGGGATTATAATTGTTTCTTTTATGGGATTTTTTGCTTGGTTTTTTGTGTCTGTTATTTTTAGGAATTTTGCAGTGAATTTGAGCCTTTGGTCAGGAGCCCATGCTAAGGTTCTTGACATAGCCCCCCCTCCTACAG AGTTAGGTCATGAAGAGGATTCTATGGCGTCAGTAATGGAGAAATTACAATCTTCACTTATGGAACACGGACAAAAAGTACATTCTTCCGTTATTGAGCATGAGCATAAACCATATTATTCGGTTGTTGAGCACGAACAAAAACCACGTTCTTCTTCAGTTGTTGAGCACGAACAAAAACCACGTTCTTCAGATATTATGCACGAACAGAAACCACATTCTTTTGTTGTCGAGCACAAACAAAAACCACGTTCTTTAGTTATGGAGCATGAACAGAACCCACATTCTTCATTTATTGAGCACGAACAAAAACCGCGTTCTTTTGTTGTCGAGCACGAACAGAAACCGCGTTCTTTTGTTATGGAGCACGAACAGAAACCCCATTCTTTTGTTATGGAGCACGAACAAAATCAACATTCTTCAGTTATGGAGCACGAACAGAATCCACATTATTCTTCAGTTACTAAGCACGAACAGAATCCACATTCTTCTTCAGTTACTGAGCACAAATACAATCAACATCCTTCGGTCATTGAGCACGAACATTATTCACATTCTTCTGTTACTGAGCACGAACATAATCTACATTTTTCTAGCATCGAGCATGATGAGAAGCTACTTAACGACGGCCTGTTTTCTAGTCAGTTCGACAAACATTCATGCCTCAGTAGGTACCAAGTATCATCATACCGTAAACAATCACCATACAAACCTTCATCTTATCTTATTTCTAAGTTAAGAAGATACGAAGCTCTTCACAAAAGTTGTGGACTCTACACAAAATCCTACAACACAACCGTATCAAAACTATGGTTCGGTAGCAGTACAAAAGAAACCTCGGATTGTAAATATCTTATCTGGGTCCCATTCAGTGGGCTCGGGAATCGACTTTTAAGTTTGGTGTCCACTTTTTTGTACGCTTTATTATCAGATCGCGTTCTACTTGTTGACCGTGGGGATAATTTGGATGATCTCTTTTGCGAACCGTTTCCAGAATCTTCTTGGTTGCTTCCTCCCGATTTCCCATTAATCGGTCGACTTCAAACTTATGATCAAAACTCGCCTGAATGTTTTGGCAATATGTTAAAAATGAAAAAAACATCAACATCATCACCGTTTCTTTATCTTCATCAGATTCATGATTATGATAATCATGATAAACTCTTCTTTTGTGATCAAGAACATAACTTTATTCAAAAATTTTCGTGGGTAATCCTAAAATCTAATTTTTACAGCGCCCCGTCTTTTTTCTTGATGGATACATACAAACAAGAACTACATTCCCTTTTTCCCGAAAAAGATACAGTTTTTCACTTTTTAGGCAGGTATATACTCTTACCCACAAATCCTGTTTGGGGACTTGTAACGAGGTACTATAATTCTTATTTAGCACAAGCGGATGAACGGATCGGGATCCAGGTCAGAGTTTTCGACCCGTGGGTTGGTCACTTTAAGTATGTTCTAGATCTAGTACTTACTTGCTCTTTAAACAATAACCTAATTCCAAAAATCAACACGAATGTATCTTTTAACACTTCACCTAGAAATCAAAAGTCAAAAGCCGTAATGATAACTTCTTTGAGCTCGGGTTACTCTGACAAAATACGAGACATGTATTGGGAACATGCAACATTAACCGGGGAAATTATTCAAGTATTTCAACCGAGCCATGAAGAAGTACAACAAACCGAGAATAAGTTGCACGAAAGGAAAGCATTAGCAGAAATGTACTTACTGAGTTTGAGTGATAAGTTAATCACGAGCTCTTTTTCAACTTTTGGCTATGTGGCTCAGGGTCTGGGCGGGTTGAACCCGTGGATCTTGTACCACCCGAAGAACGGAACAACCCAGAATCCAGCTTGCACACATGCTATGTCAAGTGAGCCGTGTTTCCATTTTCCTATGGATTTGGATTGCAAAACGAGAAGCTGGGCTGATACTGGTGCTGTAGTCCCTCATGTTCGACGTTGTGAGGACGTCGGCTGGGGTCTGAAATTAGTCAATCCAACTGTCAAATAG
- the LOC139889230 gene encoding uncharacterized protein — protein MHVYWASVFILPDAVIHDIEKLLKGFLWCQEDSARGKEKAAWKFVCTPKDQGGLGLKPMKEWNEVLILKQLWKIVERKESLWYKWVNTVKLKGRSIWGIQSDYKDSWNWGQLLKLREKIREHLIIPRRERYRSGINDHISVHDFKQTYGDHWSNEWRTKYPMVNHIQIPVINNNVDMVKWVTNDNIRVEYSTKQVWRDLRANGSFKDWYHVVWFKQLVPKDAFILWLVICDRLPTQERISKWKPSFNSLCPLCGRIPDSIDHLFFECCYSRNVWKIMKSMILFQGLTCKIGDIITSMSNYPFKNQIWSVITRLVIAAAVYYIWQERNKRLFKGEKKNEKDLAELAIDFIRVKLLTLKVKQSKNIHKAEEIWEIKWK, from the exons ATGCATGTTTATTGGGCTTCTGTGTTTATTCTTCCTGATGCAGTCATCCATGACATTGAAAAATTGTTAAAGGGTTTCTTGTGGTGTCAGGAGGATAGTGCTAGAGGGAAAGAAAAGGCGGCATGGAAATTTGTGTGTACACCTAAGGATCAGGGTGGTCTAGGGTTAAAGCCAATGAAGGAGTGGAATGAGGTTCTTATTTTAAAGCAGTTATGGAAGATTGTTGAAAGAAAGGAATCCTTATGGTATAAATGGGTGAATACTGTTAAACTAAAAGGAAGAAGTATTTGGGGCATACAAAGTGACTATAAAGACAGCTGGAATTGGGGTCAATTACTGAAAttgagagagaaaattagagagcat TTGATAATTCCCAGAAGGGAAAGATATAGGTCTGGGATTAATGATCATATTTCTGTGCATGATTTCAAGCAGACTTATGGAGATCATTGGTCTAATGAGTGGAGGACCAAGTACCCTATGGTTAATCACATTCAAATTCCTGTTATCAATAATAATGTTGATATGGTTAAATgggttactaatgataatattagggTTGAATATTCAACCAAACAAGTCTGGAGGGATTTAAGAGCTAATGGTAGTTTCAAAGATTGGTATCATGTTGTATGGTTCAAACAACTTGTACCTAAAGATGCCTTCATTTTGTGGTTGGTGATATGTGATAGGCTACCAACTCAAGAAAGAATAAGTAAGTGGAAGCCTTCATTTAACTCCTTGTGCCCTTTATGTGGAAGGATCCCTGATTCAATTGATCATCTCTTCTTTGAGTGTTGCTATTCCAGGAATGTATGGAAGATTATGAAGTCAATGATTCTGTTTCAGGGTTTGACTTGTAAAATTGGTGATATTATCACAAGTATGTCCAATTACCCTTTTAAAAATCAAATCTGGAGTGTAATTACAAGGCTTGTAATTGCTGCAGCAGTTTACTATATTTGGCAAGAAAGGAATAAGAGGTTATTCAAGGGAGAAAAGAAGAATGAAAAGGATTTAGCTGAGTTAGCTATTGATTTTATCCGGGTCAAACTTTTGACTCTGAAAGTCAAACAGTCCAAAAATATTCATAAGGCTGAGGAGATTTGGGAAATTAAGTGGAAATGA